The DNA window ATATGTATGGAAATTAACATATGGTTTTTGGATAAGTTTGAATGTGTTCGAGAAGGAAAGTTGACatccaagagttgaatatttaatcattagttaattattccatgaatccAATAAAAGGTCATTTCACACGTGACCAGCGATGCAATCTTGTCGCATTCCAATTTCCTACTGTATAGCTGATCATCTAAGCAcgattattttttaaagaatataCATACAAAGCTTAGTTTGGGAAACTGTCATCTAACCATAGCCTTTTAGTTTTTACTAGTTGAATTGTAATTAGTTGCTAAGAGAGAACAATTAAAAGTAGACTAGATAATTAAAATGTTGTGGAGACGAAGCAATGCAATACTAGTCTCTACAATCAACAGTTAGATCTAAAACCAACGAGAAAAAAAGTAGCTAACTAATCCAAATAAAGCAATAAGCAGCAGTACTCAACCTAGAGATGATTTATACGAGTATTAGAAGATGGGCTTTCAAGGCCGGGCTCTCTTGTTCGTACAGGTTGGGCACTTGTACTGTTTGATGTGCTCTGCTCTAGCAGGAGTGATCTTGACGCACTTACCATGGAACCATCTCTCACATATGTCACAGCAAATCCAGAATTCATCTGACGCATAATTCTCACCACATGCTCCGCACAAGGTTTCCCCATGCTcgtcttcctcctcctcttcatcCAATCCCTCATCCTCGTCCTCGTCCTCATCCTTTGCTTGGGGCCTTGACATTCTCCCCTGTAATACACAAAAAACAAGATTGTTTCAATTTTATAGATACAGATGAGGAAATAATGTGCAGCGAAATAAAGCAAAGTAATCACAACCATCATTTTAAAAGTATGGAATATTCATACTTTCCTTCGAAAGATTAGAAACAAGCTAACAAATATCCAATAATGAACAAAGTCATTATGAAACATCAATTGCTTGAACTATTTGCCCTCATAACATCATTAAATTACCaaaatttcttgtttttcctcAAAATAAATCTGTTATTTTGGAACATAACCAGCccgaaaaagtaggtaaagcgAACAGCTTGATCCTGCCTTAGCAAATTGAAAAGCAAGAATAGTAATTGACAGAATTTGCAGACATTTTGATGAGGTGTAACCTATGAGTTATGACACCAGAGCTCATGACAAGTGATGACATATGCTGTTTGGTTCATTCTGCAACTCAAGTGCATAAGAATGCGATGCAAAATAAATTATGCAGTTATTAAGGGGTATAGCTCAGCCTCAAACCCATAGGATATGATATTTAGCTGGTTAGATCCTAGAGTTCCTAGTAAGTATTTTGAGgtcctgaaattatatagtactaatatGGAGTAAATTACAACCAGGGCAACAATTTAAACTTCCTCGACACGGTTACTTCAAGATTCAGGATGGGGGACCAAACTGGGAAAAGATCTTCAAATTCTGCATAGTAGGAGGACCAGAAGGAAGGGTGTAAAGGTCGAGCTTTATTCATCTCTAATCCTACCTTAAAAGTATAATGGTTTACCTGAATAAAGTAAAGAAAAGAATGGACGGTTATAGTCATGTGACAGATATATCTTTGGTAACGAGGTAGTGGAAGATCTGATTGCTAGCTTATAGCTCACTTCACTTTACACCGAAGAAAATATAGGCCCATGGTTAATTGAGCAGAGTTCAACACTAACACATAATTATCAACTTGTTTAAATGCACTCATAGCTCATGTCTTCCAAAATAAGAGAATAGGACTAATGTTTATGCAATGCAAGAGCCAAGATATCAATTGAAAAAGGTTATTTCATTTACCAATTTTGGATTTGACTTGGATGCACTGCCACTATGGTTTGAGATGGACGATTTGTCTTTTACTTGCTTCTTTGCAGCACCCGTGACAACTTCAAAAATGGTCGGAAGATCATTTATCATATTGAATAGACGTTTCCTGCATCCACCACCAACAGAATGAAGCTTGGAGTAATCACAGATTCAAAGAAATTAAGTTAGGGCCATCATACAGAACTGCAAAGAAGATACAAACTAACTTAAACTATATATACAAATCTACAATCACTATATTATCCTTATCTTAGTATAAGGAACAATAAATTGAAGGGGtaagggtatccactataaggcggacacgcccaatagccccgccccagtttttgtccatagccccagttttgttgtccacagcccccaaattctatttccgccactatagtggacacttccaataggccacaaattttgtaattaaaataatcgcagtgtaaataaatagaaaacgaggtaattagggccgaatattcgttgtattgcaaaccggtaaaattatacaacgaataattaaaataaaatacaactaaaaactccgccaccgtctactcggtatcggagtcggcttcctcgtcgtcggcttcttcttcttcttcttcttcttcttcttcttcttcttcttcttcttctcctcctcctcctcctcctcctcctcctcctcctcctcctcctcctctctcgctgctgccatagcccgattcctgagagtcgggtgattcgtcgtcgcctcggtgcatttttagagagtggttgtgtagatagtgagtggatggattttgtgaaaatggtgaaaaataggtagtggggagtggtatttatagaggttaaaaaaaatcgaaattgaatccgccgcgcctataggcgcggctaatTCTCCCCAGCCGCGGGCTCGCCCCAACCCCGCCTATCCCACGTCCGCCACCCCTACCGCCCCCAAATGTTGTACGCCCGCCCTCCGGATAACTTCCCCACTATAGCCGCCCGCCCTCCaccccaacccgcggctatagccgcgggctccccatagtggacactctaagcaATCAAGACCAAAATTTTGTTTAGGTAATGAAACTTCAGCCTAAAATACCAGGACCACAGTTCAGATGGTATTCTTATCATTTTTCTCTAGGGGTAGAAAGTTTATTTGGAACATATAGATGATTATGAAGTGCTAACTTTAGGTACGCATGATCATGCTTCAATACATGGAAGAGTAGCATGACTAGATAGAATATTTTCTTAGACTGACTAGATAGAAATTTAGCACACATCAACAAAGGAATggagaaaaaattatatattagcTTTGCACAATAAGAAGAGGAAATCACCTGAGCAATATCATATATCAAAACCAATAAATGAATAAGGGAATTTTTTATGGTAAAATAAAAGTTAAAGAGTATGAGTATTCAAATAATTCAAAACTTACAAAAATCAGTACCTGTCAGCTTTATCGAAACCAAATCTTGCTCCAAAATAGAAGGCAACAGAAAGTAGCCATGCATCACTGTGGACGGCAACAAGAGCTAGCCAGTCCTTTTCTGGCATTCCATCTCTAGCAAAGTTTATTCCTAAAGCAGGTTCCGGAAGCTCTGGAGGCACCTCCTCAGCAGGCAGATTTACTTCCCATTGCTCAGTGGGCAATCCAAAAAGACAGAGATTTTCCTTATCTGTAAAATATCCATTATTTTGACAGCAGCAGTGTCATTTAgagtataattattttatcgAATGATTATCTGGTCGCTGATTATAGAAATAGGCGATAATATCCTTCACTGTAGACTAATGACATACATACATATGGGGGTCACTGTATAACACTGGatacataataaaataattgccTAACAAATTCTGCTACCTGTGTGTTTCATAGAAGTTTAACAGCCCGATCTTCATGCATGACTCAACACAACAATACAAATGGTATACATTTAATAATATGCTAACCATGGACAGACAAAGCATATTCATAAAAGTTCCACCACACTGTATGGATATGAAAGCAATTTGACACAGCATTAGCAGAAACTATAGGAATCCTAATATTCAGTCCGCAGCAGTCGGCAGGTAAACTAATCCGTGTAATTTATATGCTACTGAAGTATAGTACTTAACTACATTCAACAATCAATGAACATTTAACAGCAGAACCATATACCAACAGAAAATTTTGGACACACACAGCAAATACAGatttatacatatttaataataaaatttacacTGCAAGAATTTGCTAAAGAAGAAATAACCTGAAGCCCAAAATTGCAATATAAAAATCCCGTGTATAGCACACTATAAAGCTAATTAAGTATACCAAATAACTGAAATGATAATAcatgccaaaaataaaaaaaaataactgATCGAAAAATCAACGAAACGGGTAACCTAAGACAAAATTTAACCTAACTCACCAGGATCACACTGCTGGAAGAACTCTTCAACCTCTGAAAaaggcaaaataaataaacaaatagaaATAAGCCGaggaagaaaaacaaattagCAGAATGCGATAGAATCAAGTAACAGGAACCCTAACTCGAGCAAGCataaataaaagtgaattaCACGAGCATACACCAGGTACAGATAAGTGAATTTAGAAGGGGGAAAAAGATACCGGTGGTAAGGGCTTTGATCAAAGCATTGCGTCTGCCCTTGAAATCTTTGAAAACCTCCTCAACTGTGCGAGGATTGTTGACCGAAGCTCCGTCCATGACAGAGAGGAAGACGCTGCAGTGAGTAATGGTGTGAAAATGAGGAATTGGATTGTTATGGAAGAGGGAAAACAATTGGGGGGCATGAACGGAACTTTTGTTGAAAGGGCGACGAAATTGACCCCTTTCACGAGTCAACATCAcacttttcaaattttataattaaaacataaatatttatGTTCAATCTATCTGTATATCTTTTGTATCCTGATATCCTCTTCAATTAGaatgtaaaattttatttaactgaattcataattttaattaattatttttgttattaattttttttcttttatttaagaaattaatttatttataatatagactcaataatcatttaaaaataataaatttataagttggTAAcgaaaatatcaataattttttcatttcagccAATAATTCTTGAGTCGATATTGCaattgaattaattttgaaaaataaatattccttccgtcccagctcaagtgattgactagttaaattggagagaaaataaagtaagacgGAAAATAATACAGAGGAAATCCTCTTCTAAATTATTCTCTATCACAATTTACTTTCTCTACACTTTCACGAtgtatcatttttccaaaatcactgcaaaaaaaaaatcaatcacttgagctgGGACGGGAAAAGTAtgaggaaaaaaataaagaaatataaataaatttaattaacagaaaaaactaattaaattctaaagtccaataaatatccaaccaaattaaaaataaaaatataaaaacctATTATATCAAAATGTAAGTATATTGgtctaatgaaataaaaattataaaatgctctaatgaaataaaatgcattggttgaaaaattaataaaccaAATTTTTAGAATGGTCTTACTATAcaaaatttttataataatacaAGCACTCTAGATATGTTTTGCCTTCGAAAACTATGTTGTTTTACATCATGCGTTTTTATTGAAAGAGCTGTATAGTTTGACTATGTTTAAAATTGATAATCTACATTCGACTCAACAAAAATTGGTCCTACACattaaatttgatatatgtttttgtcaatattaaaaaaaattacaataacaaatattttgaccaaattaattgCATTTGACGAATTGTAGCAGCCATCTTCAACCACATTGCTTTTAGTTAGTGCAAATTTTAGAAAAGGGTAGAGCTGTTCGGTCCCGAGAATAAAACTCCACATCCCAGCACAAAACCTCTGaaagaaacagaaaatattaGAGCAAAAGTATGAGGCAACAATTGGTCGGAAAAAGATTACTCTGCAAAGGATTTGCCCTATTTATAGGTGCCTTACAATCTCAAGCACACTACCATAGATAAAAAATTACTGTGCAAAGGATTTGCCCTATTCTACGAATAAACACTGCTGATTAGGTGCAGCTGCTTTAGCATATAGCATCTCCATGTGAGATGGGGGAACCGTTTCATCTTGTAGTCCAGAAAGGAGAAGGATTGGTTGTTTGACCTGTGCAGTTTAAGAACATAAGATGTTAGGGTTAACTTTATCATAGTAACACACAACTTCTCTTGCACAaatgacaaaattaaataatggcaGATAATTACTGGAAAGGAATGATTGACAAGATGTAGCCTGGATAAATACAAATCTGATAGAGTGAAGGGATTGAGATAAGCACGGTTAATTCACATTTTAAATCGCCAGCCGCTGGTGTACGAAATGAATTATAGAATTGATTAGTCATAGAGCGAGGCAAGCAAGGAGTGCAACTGTTCAAAACTACATCATATTGCTAAAAGGCTAGCACCCCCTCACTATAGAATTAAATGGATATCAAAGTTTGAGGAGAGGAGATGGTGACACATTAAAACCAACATTGCTGCATAAAAAAGTTAAATGCCAAATGTCAGAGTTGGTGTTAGTTTGCATTTACATGCAATTTCCCAGTTCCCAACATTAGAAAATTTAGAACAAACTAAGAACTGAttgtgaagaacgaacctacggttgtgatgatcgaaatgcaaattaatgaaatgacaacatgcaaggaagaacacaagcgaattacgtggttcgg is part of the Salvia splendens isolate huo1 chromosome 6, SspV2, whole genome shotgun sequence genome and encodes:
- the LOC121807418 gene encoding PHD finger protein ALFIN-LIKE 4-like — translated: MDGASVNNPRTVEEVFKDFKGRRNALIKALTTEVEEFFQQCDPDKENLCLFGLPTEQWEVNLPAEEVPPELPEPALGINFARDGMPEKDWLALVAVHSDAWLLSVAFYFGARFGFDKADRKRLFNMINDLPTIFEVVTGAAKKQVKDKSSISNHSGSASKSNPKLGRMSRPQAKDEDEDEDEGLDEEEEEDEHGETLCGACGENYASDEFWICCDICERWFHGKCVKITPARAEHIKQYKCPTCTNKRARP